From Acinonyx jubatus isolate Ajub_Pintada_27869175 chromosome B2, VMU_Ajub_asm_v1.0, whole genome shotgun sequence, a single genomic window includes:
- the BICRAL gene encoding BRD4-interacting chromatin-remodeling complex-associated protein-like isoform X1, with protein MDDDDDSCLLDLIGDPQALNYFLHGPSNKSSNDDSTSTGYSAANSNSIFANSSNADPKSSLKAVSNQLGEGPSDGLPLSSSLQFLEDELESSPLPDLSEDQPFDILQKSLQEANITEQTLAEEAYLDASIGSSQQFAQAQLHPSSSASFTQASNVSNYSGQTLQPIGVTHVPVGASFASNTVGVQHGFMQHVGISVPSQHLSNSGQISGSGQIQLIGSFGNQPSMMTINNLDGSQIILKGSGQQAPSNVSGGLLVHRQTPNGNSLFGSSGSSPVAQPVTVPFNSTNFQTSLPVHNIIIQRGLAPNSNKVPINIQPKPIQMGQQNTYNVNNLGLQQHHVQQGISFASASSPQGSVVGPHMSVNIVNQQNTRKPVTSQAVSSAGGSIVIHSPMGQPHTPQSQFLIPTSLSVSSNSVHHVQTINGQLLQTQPSQLISGQVASEHVMLNRNSSNMLRTNQAYSGQMLNNQNAAVQLVSGQPFAASGSPVIVNHASPQIVGGQMPLQQASPTVLHLSPGQSGVSQGRPGFTTMPSVTNMSGPSRFPVVSSSSTAHPSLGSAVQSGASGSNFTGDQLAQPNRTPVPVSASHRLPVSSSKSTSTFSNTPGAGTQQQFFCQAQKKGLNQTSPISASKTTDGLRQAQIPGLLNTALPGQDSGSKVIPVSLGTTQPQQEKVVGSSPGQPAVQVDSHSGGQKRPATKQLTKGAFILQQLQRDQAHAVTPDKSQFRSLSDAVQRLLSYHVCQGSMPTEEDLKKVDNEFETVATQLLKRTQAMLNKYRCLLLEDAMRINPSAEMVMIDRMFNQEERASLSRDKRLALVDPEGFQADFCCSFKPDKAAHETQFGRSDQHGSKAPSSLHLTAKAQSREPTNHDQFHLVPNHIVVSAEGNVSKKTECLGRALKFDKVGLAQYRSASEEKTSRRESTKASECSPGPEGHRKTSSRPDHGTESKLSSILVDSHLEMTCNNSFQDKTLRNSPKNEVLHTDIMKGSGEPQPDLQLTKSLETTFKNILELKKAGRQPQSDPTVSGSVELDFPNFSPMASQENCLEKFIPDHSEGIVETDSILEAAVNSILEC; from the exons ATGGATGATGACGACGACTCGTGTCTCCTTGATCTTATTGG agACCCACAAGCATTGAACTATTTTCTACACGGACCTAGTAATAAATCT AGCAATGATGACTCAACTAGCACAGGATATTCTGCAGCCAATTCAAATTCAATTTTCGCCAACTCCAGT AATGCTGATCCTAAGTCATCCCTCAAAGCCGTAAGCAACCAGCTTGGAGAAGGGCCCAGTGATGGACTGCCACTTTCAAGTAGCCTTCAGTTTCTTGAAGATGAACTTGAGTCTTCTCCTCTTCCCGATCTCAGTGAGGACCAACCTTTCGACATTCTTCAGAAATCCCTGCAGGAGGCCAATATCACTGAACAGACATTGGCAGAAGAGGCATATTTGGACGCCAGTATAGGTTCAAGCCAACAGTTTGCACAAGCCCAGCTTCATCCTTCTTCATCAGCATCGTTTACTCAGGCTTCTAATGTTTCAAATTACTCAGGTCAGACGCTGCAGCCTATAGGGGTGACTCACGTGCCTGTTGGAGCATCATTTGCAAGCAATACGGTGGGGGTGCAACATGGCTTTATGCAACACGTGGGGATCAGTGTGCCCAGCCAGCATCTGTCTAATAGCGGTCAGATTAGCGGTTCGGGTCAGATACAGCTAATTGGCTCATTTGGTAATCAACCCTCCATGATGACTATTAATAACCTAGACGGATCTCAAATCATATTGAAGGGCAGCGGGCAGCAAGCCCCATCAAATGTGAGTGGAGGACTCCTGGTTCACAGACAGACTCCCAATGGCAACTCCTTGTTTGGGAGCTCCGGTTCCAGTCCCGTAGCACAGCCCGTTACCGTTCCATTTAACAGCACAAATTTTCAGACGTCTCTACCTGTGCATAACATCATCATACAGAGGGGTCTTGCACCAAATTCAAATAAAGTCCCGATCAATATCCAGCCAAAGCCTATCCAGATGGGTCAGCAGAATACGTACAATGTGAACAATTTGGGACTACAGCAGCACCATGTTCAACAAGGGATCTCCTTTGCCTCCGCCAGCTCACCCCAGGGCTCCGTAGTTGGTCCGCACATGTCTGTGAACATCGTAAACCAACAGAACACAAGGAAGCCAGTCACCTCACAGGCAGTGAGCAGCGCTGGGGGTAGTATCGTTATTCATTCTCCCATGGGCCAGCCTCACACACCCCAAAGTCAGTTCCTCATACCCACAAGCCTTTCTGTCAGTTCCAACTCGGTACATCATGTCCAGACCATAAATGGGCAACTGCTTCAGACTCAACCTTCTCAGCTCATCTCCGGCCAAGTGGCCTCAGAGCATGTCATGTTGAACAGAAACTCTTCCAACATGCTCAGGACCAACCAAGCATACTCTGGACAGATGCTGAACAACCAGAATGCCGCCGTCCAGTTGGTGTCTGGGCAACCGTTTGCCGCCTCTGGAAGCCCGGTGATCGTCAATCATGCCTCTCCTCAGATTGTTGGTGGACAGATGCCCTTGCAGCAAGCGTCACCAACCGTATTACACCTGTCACCTGGGCAGAGCGGTGTGTCCCAAGGGAGACCTGGCTTCACCACCATGCCCTCGGTGACCAACATGTCAGGACCTAGTCGGTTCCCTGTCGTCAGCTCATCCAGCACTGCCCATCCTAGTCTTGGGTCTGCGGTTCAGTCGGGTGCATCAGGATCAAACTTCACGGGAGATCAGCTGGCCCAGCCAAACAGGACTCCGGTACCGGTCAGTGCGTCTCATCGTCTTCCAGTTTCTTCTTCCAAATCTACCAGCACCTTCAGCAACACCCCTGGAGCGGGAACCCAGCAGCAGTTTTTCTGTCAG GCTCAGAAAAAAGGTTTGAATCAGACTTCCCCCATATCCGCTTCCAAGACCACAGATGGCCTGAGGCAAGCACAGATCCCTGGCCTCCTGAACACCGCACTGCCAG GGCAGGATTCTGGAAGCAAAGTTATACCGGTGTCCTTAGGAACCACACAGCCACAGCAGGAAAAGGTAGTTGGATCATCTCCTGGCCAGCCAGCTGTGCAG GTGGATAGTCATTCAGGAGGACAAAAGCGGCCTGCTACAAAACAACTAACTAAAGGAGCTTT CATTCTCCAGCAGTTACAGAGGGACCAAGCCCACGCTGTGACACCTGATAAAAGTCAGTTCCGATCACTAAGTGATGCGGTGCAGAGGCTACTCTCCTACCACGTGTGCCAGGGCTCCATGCCCACCGAGGAAGACTTGAAGAAAG tcgacAACGAATTTGAAACAGTTGCCACTCAGCTCCTAAAAAGGACCCAAGCGATGCTTAACAAATACAGATGCCTGCTTCTAGAAGATGCCATG CGGATCAATCCCTCTGCTGAGATGGTGATGATCGATAGAATGTTCAACCAGGAGGAAAGAGCTTCTCTGTCCCGAGACAAGCGTCTGGCACTTGTAGACCCTG AGGGTTTTCAGGCTGATTTCTGTTGTTCCTTCAAACCTGATAAAGCTGCTCATGAGACACAGTTTGGCCGGAGTGACCAGCATGGCAGTAAAGCGCCCAGCTCTCTGCACCTGACAGCCAAGGCCCAAAGCCGAGAACCGACGAATCACGACCAGTTTCATCTAGTGCCTAATCACATCGTGGTCTCCGCAGAAGGAAACGTTTCTAAAAAAACTGAATGCCTCGGCAGAGCACTGAAATTTGACAAAGTGGGCTTAGCACAGTACCGGAGTGCATCCGAAGAGAAAACAAGCCGGAGAGAGTCCACGAAGGCCAGCGAGTGCTCTCCCGGCCCCGAAGGGCACCGGAAAACCTCATCCAGACCAGATCACGGTACTGAGAGCAAACTCTCAAGCATCCTAGTAGATTCTCACTTGGAGATGACGTGTAACAATTCCTTCCAGGACAAAACTCTGAGGAATTCTCCAAAGAATGAAGTTTTACACACAGACATCATGAAAGGGTCGGGCGAGCCCCAGCCAGACCTCCAGCTCACTAAGAGTTTAGAAACAACATTTAAGAACATCTTGGAACTCAAAAAGGCTGGGCGGCAGCCCCAGAGTGACCCCACGGTTAGCGGCTCTGTTGAGTTAGATTTCCCCAACTTTTCTCCAATGGCTTCGCAGGAAAACTGCCTGGAAAAGTTCATCCCGGACCACAGCGAAGGCATTGTAGAAACCGACTCCATTTTAGAAGCAGCTGTAAATAGTATCTTAGAGTGTTAA
- the BICRAL gene encoding BRD4-interacting chromatin-remodeling complex-associated protein-like isoform X2, whose amino-acid sequence MDDDDDSCLLDLIGDPQALNYFLHGPSNKSSNDDSTSTGYSAANSNSIFANSSNADPKSSLKAVSNQLGEGPSDGLPLSSSLQFLEDELESSPLPDLSEDQPFDILQKSLQEANITEQTLAEEAYLDASIGSSQQFAQAQLHPSSSASFTQASNVSNYSGQTLQPIGVTHVPVGASFASNTVGVQHGFMQHVGISVPSQHLSNSGQISGSGQIQLIGSFGNQPSMMTINNLDGSQIILKGSGQQAPSNVSGGLLVHRQTPNGNSLFGSSGSSPVAQPVTVPFNSTNFQTSLPVHNIIIQRGLAPNSNKVPINIQPKPIQMGQQNTYNVNNLGLQQHHVQQGISFASASSPQGSVVGPHMSVNIVNQQNTRKPVTSQAVSSAGGSIVIHSPMGQPHTPQSQFLIPTSLSVSSNSVHHVQTINGQLLQTQPSQLISGQVASEHVMLNRNSSNMLRTNQAYSGQMLNNQNAAVQLVSGQPFAASGSPVIVNHASPQIVGGQMPLQQASPTVLHLSPGQSGVSQGRPGFTTMPSVTNMSGPSRFPVVSSSSTAHPSLGSAVQSGASGSNFTGDQLAQPNRTPVPVSASHRLPVSSSKSTSTFSNTPGAGTQQQFFCQVDSHSGGQKRPATKQLTKGAFILQQLQRDQAHAVTPDKSQFRSLSDAVQRLLSYHVCQGSMPTEEDLKKVDNEFETVATQLLKRTQAMLNKYRCLLLEDAMRINPSAEMVMIDRMFNQEERASLSRDKRLALVDPEGFQADFCCSFKPDKAAHETQFGRSDQHGSKAPSSLHLTAKAQSREPTNHDQFHLVPNHIVVSAEGNVSKKTECLGRALKFDKVGLAQYRSASEEKTSRRESTKASECSPGPEGHRKTSSRPDHGTESKLSSILVDSHLEMTCNNSFQDKTLRNSPKNEVLHTDIMKGSGEPQPDLQLTKSLETTFKNILELKKAGRQPQSDPTVSGSVELDFPNFSPMASQENCLEKFIPDHSEGIVETDSILEAAVNSILEC is encoded by the exons ATGGATGATGACGACGACTCGTGTCTCCTTGATCTTATTGG agACCCACAAGCATTGAACTATTTTCTACACGGACCTAGTAATAAATCT AGCAATGATGACTCAACTAGCACAGGATATTCTGCAGCCAATTCAAATTCAATTTTCGCCAACTCCAGT AATGCTGATCCTAAGTCATCCCTCAAAGCCGTAAGCAACCAGCTTGGAGAAGGGCCCAGTGATGGACTGCCACTTTCAAGTAGCCTTCAGTTTCTTGAAGATGAACTTGAGTCTTCTCCTCTTCCCGATCTCAGTGAGGACCAACCTTTCGACATTCTTCAGAAATCCCTGCAGGAGGCCAATATCACTGAACAGACATTGGCAGAAGAGGCATATTTGGACGCCAGTATAGGTTCAAGCCAACAGTTTGCACAAGCCCAGCTTCATCCTTCTTCATCAGCATCGTTTACTCAGGCTTCTAATGTTTCAAATTACTCAGGTCAGACGCTGCAGCCTATAGGGGTGACTCACGTGCCTGTTGGAGCATCATTTGCAAGCAATACGGTGGGGGTGCAACATGGCTTTATGCAACACGTGGGGATCAGTGTGCCCAGCCAGCATCTGTCTAATAGCGGTCAGATTAGCGGTTCGGGTCAGATACAGCTAATTGGCTCATTTGGTAATCAACCCTCCATGATGACTATTAATAACCTAGACGGATCTCAAATCATATTGAAGGGCAGCGGGCAGCAAGCCCCATCAAATGTGAGTGGAGGACTCCTGGTTCACAGACAGACTCCCAATGGCAACTCCTTGTTTGGGAGCTCCGGTTCCAGTCCCGTAGCACAGCCCGTTACCGTTCCATTTAACAGCACAAATTTTCAGACGTCTCTACCTGTGCATAACATCATCATACAGAGGGGTCTTGCACCAAATTCAAATAAAGTCCCGATCAATATCCAGCCAAAGCCTATCCAGATGGGTCAGCAGAATACGTACAATGTGAACAATTTGGGACTACAGCAGCACCATGTTCAACAAGGGATCTCCTTTGCCTCCGCCAGCTCACCCCAGGGCTCCGTAGTTGGTCCGCACATGTCTGTGAACATCGTAAACCAACAGAACACAAGGAAGCCAGTCACCTCACAGGCAGTGAGCAGCGCTGGGGGTAGTATCGTTATTCATTCTCCCATGGGCCAGCCTCACACACCCCAAAGTCAGTTCCTCATACCCACAAGCCTTTCTGTCAGTTCCAACTCGGTACATCATGTCCAGACCATAAATGGGCAACTGCTTCAGACTCAACCTTCTCAGCTCATCTCCGGCCAAGTGGCCTCAGAGCATGTCATGTTGAACAGAAACTCTTCCAACATGCTCAGGACCAACCAAGCATACTCTGGACAGATGCTGAACAACCAGAATGCCGCCGTCCAGTTGGTGTCTGGGCAACCGTTTGCCGCCTCTGGAAGCCCGGTGATCGTCAATCATGCCTCTCCTCAGATTGTTGGTGGACAGATGCCCTTGCAGCAAGCGTCACCAACCGTATTACACCTGTCACCTGGGCAGAGCGGTGTGTCCCAAGGGAGACCTGGCTTCACCACCATGCCCTCGGTGACCAACATGTCAGGACCTAGTCGGTTCCCTGTCGTCAGCTCATCCAGCACTGCCCATCCTAGTCTTGGGTCTGCGGTTCAGTCGGGTGCATCAGGATCAAACTTCACGGGAGATCAGCTGGCCCAGCCAAACAGGACTCCGGTACCGGTCAGTGCGTCTCATCGTCTTCCAGTTTCTTCTTCCAAATCTACCAGCACCTTCAGCAACACCCCTGGAGCGGGAACCCAGCAGCAGTTTTTCTGTCAG GTGGATAGTCATTCAGGAGGACAAAAGCGGCCTGCTACAAAACAACTAACTAAAGGAGCTTT CATTCTCCAGCAGTTACAGAGGGACCAAGCCCACGCTGTGACACCTGATAAAAGTCAGTTCCGATCACTAAGTGATGCGGTGCAGAGGCTACTCTCCTACCACGTGTGCCAGGGCTCCATGCCCACCGAGGAAGACTTGAAGAAAG tcgacAACGAATTTGAAACAGTTGCCACTCAGCTCCTAAAAAGGACCCAAGCGATGCTTAACAAATACAGATGCCTGCTTCTAGAAGATGCCATG CGGATCAATCCCTCTGCTGAGATGGTGATGATCGATAGAATGTTCAACCAGGAGGAAAGAGCTTCTCTGTCCCGAGACAAGCGTCTGGCACTTGTAGACCCTG AGGGTTTTCAGGCTGATTTCTGTTGTTCCTTCAAACCTGATAAAGCTGCTCATGAGACACAGTTTGGCCGGAGTGACCAGCATGGCAGTAAAGCGCCCAGCTCTCTGCACCTGACAGCCAAGGCCCAAAGCCGAGAACCGACGAATCACGACCAGTTTCATCTAGTGCCTAATCACATCGTGGTCTCCGCAGAAGGAAACGTTTCTAAAAAAACTGAATGCCTCGGCAGAGCACTGAAATTTGACAAAGTGGGCTTAGCACAGTACCGGAGTGCATCCGAAGAGAAAACAAGCCGGAGAGAGTCCACGAAGGCCAGCGAGTGCTCTCCCGGCCCCGAAGGGCACCGGAAAACCTCATCCAGACCAGATCACGGTACTGAGAGCAAACTCTCAAGCATCCTAGTAGATTCTCACTTGGAGATGACGTGTAACAATTCCTTCCAGGACAAAACTCTGAGGAATTCTCCAAAGAATGAAGTTTTACACACAGACATCATGAAAGGGTCGGGCGAGCCCCAGCCAGACCTCCAGCTCACTAAGAGTTTAGAAACAACATTTAAGAACATCTTGGAACTCAAAAAGGCTGGGCGGCAGCCCCAGAGTGACCCCACGGTTAGCGGCTCTGTTGAGTTAGATTTCCCCAACTTTTCTCCAATGGCTTCGCAGGAAAACTGCCTGGAAAAGTTCATCCCGGACCACAGCGAAGGCATTGTAGAAACCGACTCCATTTTAGAAGCAGCTGTAAATAGTATCTTAGAGTGTTAA